In Pseudomonas glycinae, the DNA window TCGAACGCCATGGCATCCAGCGCCTCAACCAACACTTCTTCGACACCCTCACACTGGACGTGGGCGGGGCGCAAACCGCGATCATCGAAAGCGCCCAGGCCGCGCAGATCAACCTGCGCATCCTCGGTCGTGGCCAACTGGGTCTGAGCCTCGACGAGGCCTGTGATGAAAACACCGTGGCCAGACTGTTCGATGTGCTGCTGGGCGCCGATCACGGGTTGAACATCGATGATCTCGACGCCGAAACGCTGGCCTCCGGCATTCCCGACACGCTGCAGCGCAGCACGCCGTACCTGCGTCACCCGGTGTTCAACGCCCACCACAGCGAAACCGAGATGCTGCGCTACCTCAAGCAACTGGAGAACAAGGATCTGGCGCTCAACCAGTCGATGATCCCGCTGGGCTCCTGCACCATGAAACTCAACGCCACCAGCGAGATGATCCCGATCACCTGGCCGCAATTCGCCAACCTGCACCCGTTCGTGCCCCGGGAGCAGGCGGTCGGTTACACGCTGATGATCGAAGAGCTGGAGCGCTGGCTGTGCGCAATCACCGGGTTCGATGCGATCTGCATGCAGCCCAACTCCGGCGCCCAGGGCGAGTACGCCGGGCTGCTGGCGATCCGCAAATACCACGAGAGCCGCCAGCAGGGCGGGCGGGATATCTGCCTGATCCCTTCTTCGGCCCACGGCACCAACCCGGCCTCGGCACAGATGGCCGGGATGCGCGTGGTGATTGTCGAGTGTGACGACGCTGGCAATGTCGATCTGGAGGACTTGAAAGCCAAGGCGTCCGAGGCCGGGGCCAGGCTGTCGTGCCTGATGGCGACCTACCCGTCGACCCACGGCGTGTACGAGGAAGGCATCAGCGAAATCTGCGAAGTTATCCACCAGCACGGCGGCCAGGTTTACATGGACGGCGCCAACCTCAACGCTCAGGTCGGGCTGGCGCGGCCGGCGGACATCGGCGCCGACGTGTCACACATGAACCTGCACAAGACCTTCTGCATTCCCCACGGCGGAGGCGGGCCGGGCATGGGGCCGATTGGCGTGCGTGCGCACCTGGCGCCATTCGTTGCCAACCATCCGGTGATCCCGATCGACGGGCCGCAACCGCAGAACGGAGCGGTCAGCGCCGCGCCATGGGGCAGTGCGAGCATTCTGCCGATCAGCTGGATGTACATCGCGATGATGGGGCCGCAACTGACGGATGCCAGCGAAGTGGCGATCCTCGCGGCGAATTACCTGGCGCAGCACCTGTCCGGTGCGTTCCCTGTTCTGTACACCGGTCGCAACGAGCGGGTCGCCCACGAATGCATTCTGGATCTGCGCCCGCTGAAAGCGCAGACCGGCATCAGCGAAGAGGACGTCGCCAAGCGCCTGATGGATTACGGCTTCCACGCGCCGACCATGTCGTTCCCGGTGCCGGGCACCTTGATGGTCGAGCCGACCGAGAGCGAGTCCAAGGCCGAACTGGATCGCTTCATCGGCGCGATGCTGAGCATTCGCGCAGAAATCACCGAGGTGCAGAACGGCAACTGGCCGGCCGAGGACAACCCGCTCAAACGGGCACCGCATACCCTGGCCGATATAACCGGCGTGTGGGAACGGCCGTACAGCATCGAGCAGGGCATCACGCCGGATGCGCACACCAAGGCGCACAAATATTGGCCGGCGGTGAACCGGGTCGATAACGTCTATGGCGACCGCAACCTGTTCTGTGCCTGTGTGCCGGTTGACGATTACCGCTGATCAGCGGGCAAAAAAATGCCGCTCGTGTGAGCGGCATTTTTGTTTGTCCGGAAGGTTATTCCGACGCCACGGCGTTCTTCGCCAGAATCGCGTTCGCCAGTTCCATGTCGGTGGCCTGCAGGCCCGGGTTGTCGGCGCGGACTTTCTGCATCGCGGCTTCCAGGTACGGGCCACGGATACCGCCGTCGCTGGCGACGAAGCTGCCGGCGTCGTCCTGGGCGGCAACGATCAGTTTGTGATCCTTGAAAGTCAGGTAGGTCGAGCCGGTGGTGGCACCGGACGAAATGACGTTACGCCAAAAGCTGTCGGCCATCGCTGAACCAACAGGGAGGGACAGCAAGGCGAGGGTAGCGACAGCAAGTTTGAGACGCATGTTGGGTGACTCCACTGGTGTTGAATAACCGGTTGGATCGTCGTTTCCCCGATCCGGTTCCGTGAGCACTTATTTCTGCTCGCTCTGTGGTGTCACCCGCAATACTTCTTCAAGGGTTGTCAGCCCGGCCGCGACTTTCTGCGCACCGGACAATCGCAGGCTGCGCATGCCTTCCTTGAACGCCTGCCGGCGGATCGCGGTGAGATCGGTGTCGGGGCTGATCAAGGCCTTGAGGCTGTCGCTCAGTTGCATGATTTCGTAGACCCCGGCCCGCCCGTGATAACCGGTGTCGCGGCACTCCAGACAACCGATGGCCCGTTGCGCATTGCCCGGCAGCGGTGCCTGCCACGGCCGGGTCAGGGTTTGCCAGTCTTCTTCGTCCAGAGTCAGCGGCGCCTTGCAGTGCGGGCAAAGGGTTCGCACCAGTCGTTGCGCCATGACGCCGAGCACGGTGGCCTTGATCAGGTAATGCGGCACGCCGAGTTCCAGCAGTCGGCTGATGGCGCTCGGCGCATCGTTGGTGTGCAGGGTCGAGAGCACCAGGTGTCCGGTCAACGCCGCCTGGATCGCCATTTCGGCCGTTTCCAGATCGCGGATCTCGCCGATCATGATGATGTCCGGGTCCTGCCGCATCAGCGCACGCACGCCGGCGGCGAACGTCAGGTCAATGTTGTGCTGGACCTGCATCTGGTTGAAGGCCGGCTCGACCATCTCGATCGGGTCTTCGATGGTGCAGAGGTTGACCTCCGGAGTCGCCAGTTTTTTCAGCGTGGTGTACAGCGTGGTGGTCTTGCCGGAACCGGTCGGGCCGGTGACCAGGATGATGCCGTTGGGCTGGCGGGTCATGTCCTGCCAGCGCCGCAGGTCGTCGGCAGAAAAGCCGAGCTGATCGAAATCCTTGAGCAGCACTTCCGGGTCGAAGATCCGCATGACCATTTTTTCGCCGAACGCGGTGGGCAGGGTCGACAGCCGCAGCTCGACTTCACCGCCGTCCGGAGTCTTGGTCTTGACCCGGCCGTCCTGGGGTTTGCGTTTCTCGGCGACGTTCATCCGGCCAAGGCTTTTCAGGCGGCTGACGATGGCCATCGTCACCTGCGGCGGGAATTGATAGACGTTGTGCAGCACGCCGTCGATGCGAAAACGCACCGTGCCTTGCTCGCGCCGGGGTTCGATGTGGATATCGCTGGCCCGTTGCTGGAAGGCGTACTGGAACAGCCAGTCGACGATGTTGACGATGTGCGCGTCGTTGGCGTCGGGCTCCTGATCGCTGGCGCCGAGGTTGAGCAACTGTTCGAAGTTGCCGAGGTTGCCGCCCTGCGCATCGGCATTGCTGGCGCCGCTGACCGATTTGGCGAGGCGAAAGAATTCGACGCTGAAACGCTGAATGTCCGCCGGGTTGGCCACCACCCGTTTGATCGGCAGTTTCAGGACGTGAGTCAGATCGGCCTCCCAGCCGCTGACGTAGGGCTGGGCGCTGGCCACGGTGACCGCGTCGCGATCGACCGATACCGCGAGAATCTTGTGGCGCTGGGCGAAGGCATAGGACATCAGCGGCGTGATGGCGGCGACGTTGATCTTCAGCGGGTCGATCCGCAGGTACGGCTGGCCGGCCTGCTGCGCCAGCCACAGGGTCAGGCTTTCCAGGTCGAGGTGTTTGCCCGGACGGCTGAGATCGTCCAGTTGCTGGCTGGCGATGAATTCCAGCGGGTGTTTCTGGCCGTGGGCGGCATGCCGACGCCGGGCGTTGAGCGCTTGCTCCGCCGAGTCCTGGCAGATGAAGCCTTGGGCGACCAGTTCACGCAGTACCTCATTGAGATCCAGCCAGCGATCCTGAGTGGCGAGTTGAACGGACATGCGGGCTCCTTTTGAACGACAGTGCGCAAAGGATAGTCGTGGCCCCGCCGACCGTTGGGCCACTACCCGACGAAGACGTTTCGGTTCTTGTCAGCCGGCCGCCTGCGCCGGTGCATCCCACGCCGCGTCGGGGTTTTGCAGGTTCACCGAGCAGACGCTGATCAGGTTACGAAGTTTTTCCGCGATCACCTGGGCGCGGTGCCAGCTCAGGCCACCCATGATGATGTCGATCGACAGCAGATCGTCCAGCCGCTGGACATTGACCTGCTCCGGCGTGAGGCACTGCAAGGCGAACAGGTTCAGCACCCGCACCAGCAAATCCGGCTCGACCTCGGCCAGGATCTGGTACTGCGCAAGGCAATGGGCGTTGCTGGCGTTCCACACATCGGCACGGGGCGCAGGGGTGTTGACGGCTTCGAGGTGTGGCATGACAGGTCTCCGGAATCAGTGCGGGAATTTTTACATTCGATGCCGGGCATTTCTTGTCTAAGATGAGCTGAACAGGCGATTGAACAGGTTTATCAATTCGCTACTGGGTGATTTTGAGGATTATTTATGCATAGCGATCTGGACAGCTACGACCGGCGCATTCTCGCCCTGCTGCAAGAGGACGCTTCCTTGTCCAGCGCACAGATCGCCGAGCAGGTGGGCCTGTCGCAATCGCCGTGCTGGCGGCGGATTCAGCGGATGAAGGAGGAGGGGATCATTCGGGGTCAGGTGACCTTGCTCGATCGCAAGAAGATCGGTCTGAACACGCAGATCTTCGCCGAGATCAAACTCAACGCCCACGGCCGTTCGAACTTCACTGAGTTCACCGAGGCGATTCGCGGCTTTCCCGAAGTGCTGGAGTGTTACGTGCTGATGGGGGCGGTGGATTTCCTGCTGCGGATCGTCGCGGCGGACATCGAGGCGTATGAGCGGTTCTTCTTCGAGAAGCTGTCGCTGGTGCCGGGGATTCAGGAAGTGAACTCGATTGTGGCGTTGTCGGAGATCAAGTCCACGACCAGTTTGCCGGTACTGCGCTGATCACGCGGGGGATGATCGTTCCCACGCTCCGCGTGGGAATGCCTCAATGGACGCTCTGCGTCCGCTTTGGGACGCGGAGCGTCCCGGGCTGCATTCCCACGCAGAGCGTGGGAACGATCTTTCGCCGGAATTACATGCGCAGCAGCATTTTCCAGGCGCGATTCTGGTACACCGCAATCGCCTGATGCTTGCGTGCATCGAGCAGTTCGTCGGTGATGGTCGGCTCGTTGGCCAGTTGCGCCAGTTTGTTCAGCTCGCCGTACAGACGATCCATTTCCGGGATTTCCAGCACGTTGCGCGCGTGGTGCAACCAGACCTGGATGCGCTCGATGCGCGGCAGTTGCTCGGCCAGATCTTCCGGCTGCTGCTGGTAACGCTGCAATTGAAGCGAAGTGGCTTCTTCGCCCAGCAGGCGCGGCAGCCAGCTTTGCAACTGCGCAGCACCCTGGCGATTGCCACGGGTGTTGCGGTCGGCAGCCCAGGTGCGGGCCAGCAACCAGCGCGAAGCGTTCAGCGAGAACAGGCCCCAGCGCGGATCTTCCAGCTCTTCGAGGAACTGCTCCGGCGCGGCTTTGCGCACGTCTTCGTCTTCGATGCCGACCTGTACCAGCGGACGCCAGTCTTCCAGCAGGGCATCAAGGGCAACGCGCAGGTCGTGGGTCGACGCACGCGGCGCGGCCTGGCCGAGGCTGCTGAGCAGGGCGCGCATTTCCGCGAGGTTCTCGACCCAGTCCTGCAGCAGGCGCCAGTGGCCGTTGAAACGATACTGTTCGGCCAGACGCTGACTACTGCCGAGCAAGTGCCAGGCCAGGGCGGCGAAGGCGTCGTCCAGCGGAGTTTCGGCGGTAATGGCCGGCGCCGGCAGGCTCAGCGAGTAGCTGTTGGCGTCATACAGGCGATAGCCGCGCTCGGCCTTGCTGATGTCGCACGGCATCAGGGCCAGGGTTTCGGCCAGTTCGGCAGCCAGTTCCAGCAGCGCGGCAGGCTCGCCTTCGCGCAGTTCCAGTTCCAGCTCGCAGATTTCTTCTTTCTGTTTGCCGACTACCACGTGGCCCAGATCCAGCGCGGCTTCGATGACCACTTTGGTCTTGCCACGGCCCCAGGCGATTTCGGCGCGTTCGCGGACAAAATCGGTGGTGAAGATCGGCTTCAGGGTTTTCTTGTCCAGCTCGGCGAGGGACTCGGGCCAGCATTCGCCGTCGAGTTTCTTCACGTCGAGCTTGGCTTTGGGCAGGTTCCAGTCGTACTCGTTACGCTCGGACAGGCCGGCGACGCTCTGGCCACGGGTCTTGAGGGTTTGAATCACCTCTTCGCCGTCCTTGCGCAGGCGCAGGGCAACCTTGGCCCGGGCCAGGTCACGCTCAGGCGTGTCGAAGTACTGATTCATCAACTCACGGCGTTCCCAGCCACTTTTGTTGCGTTTTTTCAGGAGAGGGTGCTCGCGCAGGGCGGCGAGGGTTTCGCGGCTGACGCGGAGTTTGATTTCGGTTTCTTTCTGCATGGCCGGAAAATCCAGGATCGGGAGCGCAGCCGGGGGAATGTGTGGCTGCCAAGGCCGTGCAGTGTACAGGACTGAACCTTCCTACGCTTTGCGGCGGTTTATTCTCGGCGCCGGATGGTTCTATGATGAACCTCAATCCGGGAGTTGGAGTCAGCGATGCCTTTGCCGTCCATGCAAGACCAGTTCGCTGCACTGATCGCCGCGCCGTCGGTCAGTTGCACCCAGCCGGGCCTCGACCAGTCCAACCGGGCGGTGATCGATCTGCTCGCCGGATGGCTGGGAGATCTGGGCTTCAGTTGCGACATCCAGCAGGTCAGCCCCGGAAAATTCAATCTGCTCGCCAGTTTCGGCAGCGGCCCCGGCGGGCTGGTGCTGGCCGGGCACAGCGACACGGTGCCGTACGACGATGCGCTGTGGAAAACCGACCCGCTGAAACTCACCGAAGTCGATGGTCGCTGGGTCGGTCTCGGCAGTTGTGACATGAAGGGCTTCTTCGCCCTGATCATCGAAGCCGTGCAACCGCTGCTCGATCAATCGTTCAAGCAGCCGCTGCTGATCCTCGCCACCTGCGATGAAGAAAGTTCGATGTCCGGTGCCCGGGCGCTGGCCGAAGCGGGGCGGCCGCTGGGCCGGGCGGCGGTGATCGGCGAGCCGACCGGGCTCAAGCCGATCCGCATGCACAAGGGCATCATGATGGAGCGCATTGATATCCTCGGGCAGAGCGGCCATTCGTCGGATCCGCGTCTGGGACACAGCGCCCTCGAAGCGATGCACGATGCCATCGGCGAGCTGCGCGGCCTGCGCCTGTTGTGGCAGCGCGAATTCAACAACCCGCAGTTCAGCGTGCCGCAGCCGACCATGAACTTCGGCTGTATCCACGGTGGCGACAACCCCAACCGTATCTGCGGCCAGTGTTCACTGGAGTTCGACCTGCGGCCGTTGCCGGGGATGGACCCGAAAGTCTTGCGCAGCGAGATTCTGCGCAAGCTCAACCCGGTCGCCGAACGGCATAAAGTGAAGATCGATTACGCGCCGCTGTTTCCCGAAGTGCCGCCGTTCGAGCAGGCCGAAGACGCGGAACTGGTGCGAATTGCCGAAAAACTCACCGGCCACACGGCCGAAGCGGTAGCGTTCGGCACCGAAGCGCCTTATCTTCAGCGCCTTGGCTGCGAAACCATCGTGCTCGGCCCTGGCGACATTGCCTGCGCGCACCAGCCGGACGAGTACCTCGAAATGTCACGTTTGCAGCCTACCGTGCATCTATTGCGGCAGTTGATCGAACATTACTGTCTCAAAACTGTATAAATTGCCCACACACCCACCCGTATTCATGAGGAGAGCGCGCGTGTCGCCAAGCCTGTTCCGACGATAACCATCAGCCCGCTGTGCGTTTTCCGTTTCGCCCCTTTTCCGGCTGCTATTTATTACAGGCCCAGGTTCATGCCCGAATACGTCAATTGGCTTCGCCACGCGTCTCCTTATATCAATGCTCACCGCGATTGCACCTTCGTCGTCATGCTTCCGGGCGACGGCGTCGAGCATCCGAATTTCGGCAACATCGTCCATGACATCGTATTGCTGCACAGCCTCGGCGTGCGGCTGGTGCTGGTTCACGGTTCCCGTCCACAGATCGAAACTCGCCTTGCCGCACGCGGCCTGACCCCGCATTACCACCACGGCATGCGCATCACCGATGCCGCGACCCTGGAGTGCGTGATTGATGCGGTCGGCCAGTTGCGCATCGCCATCGAGGCGCGGCTGTCGATGGACATGGCCTCGTCGCCGATGCAGGGCTCGCGTCTGCGGGTGGCCAGCGGCAACCTCGTGACGGCCCGGCCGATCGGTGTGCTGGAAGGTGTCGACTATCACCACACCGGCGAAGTGCGCCGGGTCGACCGCAAAGGCATCAACCGCCTGCTCGACGAGCGCTCCATCGTATTGCTGTCGCCGCTGGGCTATTCGCCGACCGGTGAGATCTTCAACCTGGCCTGCGAAGACGTGGCGACCCGCGCCGCCATCGATCTGGGCGCCGACAAGCTGCTGCTGTTCGGCGCCGACCTCGGTCTGATCGACGAAAACGGCAAACTGGTGCGCGAGCTGCGCCCGCAACAGGTGCCGGCGCATTTGCAGCGTCTGGGCAGCAACTATCAGGCGGAACTGCTGGATGCCGCCGCCGAAGCCTGTCGTGGCGGCGTGGCGCGCAGCCATATCGTCAGTTATGCCGAGGACGGCGCGCTGCTGACCGAACTGTTCACCCGTGACGGTGGCGGCACGCTGGTGGCCCAGGAGCAATTCGAACTGGTGCGCGAGGCGGCGATTGAAGACGTCGGCGGCTTGCTCGACCTGATCAGTCCGCTGGAAGAGCAGGGGATTCTGGTGCGCCGTTCCCGTGAAGTGCTGGAGCGCGAGATCGAACAGTTCAGCGTGGTCGAACGTGAAGGGATGATCATCGCCTGCGCGGCGCTGTATCAGATTGCCGATTCGGATGCCGGCGAGCTGGCGTGTCTGGCGGTGAATCCCGAGTATCGCCATGGCGGTCGCGGCGACGAACTGCTCGAACGCATCGAGACCCGTGCCCGGGCGCAGGGCCTGAAGACTTTGTTCGTCCTCACCACCCGCACTGCCCACTGGTTCCGCGAGCGCGGTTTCGAACCGAGCAGCGTCGAGCGCCTGCCGGCAGCGCGGGCTTCTCTCTATAACTATCAGCGCAATTCGAAGATCTTCGAAAAGTCTCTGTGATATGACGCCCTCATCGCGAGCAAGCTCGCTCCCACAAAGGTTCACTGAACCCGTGTGGGAGCGAGCTTGCTCGCGATAGCGGTTATTCGGCTACAAACTTCGCACTGACATACGGCGAGTAGTCAGGCAAAACGCTTTCGACCTTGCCCTGTTCCTTCAAAAACTTCGCCGTCTCGCCAATCGCCTTCGCCGTGCCGCCGTCCAGCAGCGCCGTGGTCTGTTGCGCCTTGGCGTCCGGGAAGGCCGAACCTGCGAGCAATTCCGGAACGTCGGCAGCATTGGCACCGGTCAGTTTGGCGATTTTCTGCACAGGCACCGAGTCGGCCGTCCAGCTGTCTTTATGGGCCGCGTAATCAGCGAACGAGTCCAAGGTCACTTTGGCGAACTTGGCCACGACTTCAGGATGCTTCTCGGCAAAATCCTTGCGCGCTACCCAGACCTCGAAGGTCGGCGCGCCCCATTGGCCGACCTGCGCGGCGTCGGTCAGGGTCTTGCCGGTCTTGCGGATTTCACCCAGCGCCGGCGACCAGACAAAGGCCCCGTCGATGTCGCCACGTTTCCAGGCGGCTGCGATTTCAGCGGGTTGCAGGTTCACCACTTTGACTTTCGAGGTGTCCAGGCCCCAGTGCTTGAGCGCGCCGAGCAGGCTGTAGTGGGAGGTGGAAACGAAAGGTGTGGCGATGGTCTTGCCGATCAGGTCTTCGGGCTTGTTGATACCGCTGCCGTTACGCACCACCAGCGCTTCAGCGGCATTGATCTGCGCCGAGACGATGAAGGCCACGATCGGCAGATTGCGCGACGCGGCGGCCGCCAACGGGCTCGAGCCGAGGTTGCCGATCTGCACATCACCGGAGGCAATGGCTGTCACAACTTCCGGGCCACTGTTGAACCGGCGCCAGTCGATCTTCTCGCCGATGGTCTTCTCGTATACGCCGTCGGCCTGGGGGACTTTGCTCGGGTCGATACCGGTCTGGTAACCCACGGTGAGGTTGGCGGCCTGGGTTGAAAAAGAAATCAGCGCCGATACACAAACTGTAACAAATTGACTAGATAGTGCGCGTTTGGCCATCATGGCGTCGCCTTTTTGATAGGGATTGACGAATCGGGGTTGCGTCAAAGCTAATCGATCTAAAAAAAGGCTAATAAATACCATTTAGTAATGAGCTTAGTCGCCGATACGCTGTATCCCGGTGAAGATGGCAAATGGCTGGCCATATAGCTGAAAGGTATCAAAAAGAATTAATAAATTCTTTTTGGGTTTATCAGGAAGTCTTTACCCTGCAGGGACCAAATAACTGCGATTAGACCT includes these proteins:
- the gcvP gene encoding aminomethyl-transferring glycine dehydrogenase, encoding MSQLLSLSQLRDPHAFLRRHLGPDAAEQQAMLDSLGLGSRVELIEQTVPPGIRLNRELDLPPALDEQAALARLRGYAEQNQVWTSLIGMGYHGTLTPTVILRNVLENPGWYTAYTPYQPEIAQGRLEALLNFQQLTIDLTGLELANASLLDEATAAAEAMALAKRVAKSKSNLFFVDENCHPQTISVVQTRAEGFGFELIVDAVDNLKQHQVFGALLQYPDTHGEVRDLRPLIDHLHAQQALACVAADLLSLLLLTPPGELGADVVFGSSQRFGVPMGYGGPHAAFFASREEYKRAIPGRIIGVSKDARGNVALRMALQTREQHIRREKANSNICTAQVLLANIASFYAVYHGPEGLKRIAQRVHRLTCILAAGLERHGIQRLNQHFFDTLTLDVGGAQTAIIESAQAAQINLRILGRGQLGLSLDEACDENTVARLFDVLLGADHGLNIDDLDAETLASGIPDTLQRSTPYLRHPVFNAHHSETEMLRYLKQLENKDLALNQSMIPLGSCTMKLNATSEMIPITWPQFANLHPFVPREQAVGYTLMIEELERWLCAITGFDAICMQPNSGAQGEYAGLLAIRKYHESRQQGGRDICLIPSSAHGTNPASAQMAGMRVVIVECDDAGNVDLEDLKAKASEAGARLSCLMATYPSTHGVYEEGISEICEVIHQHGGQVYMDGANLNAQVGLARPADIGADVSHMNLHKTFCIPHGGGGPGMGPIGVRAHLAPFVANHPVIPIDGPQPQNGAVSAAPWGSASILPISWMYIAMMGPQLTDASEVAILAANYLAQHLSGAFPVLYTGRNERVAHECILDLRPLKAQTGISEEDVAKRLMDYGFHAPTMSFPVPGTLMVEPTESESKAELDRFIGAMLSIRAEITEVQNGNWPAEDNPLKRAPHTLADITGVWERPYSIEQGITPDAHTKAHKYWPAVNRVDNVYGDRNLFCACVPVDDYR
- a CDS encoding DUF2388 domain-containing protein, producing MRLKLAVATLALLSLPVGSAMADSFWRNVISSGATTGSTYLTFKDHKLIVAAQDDAGSFVASDGGIRGPYLEAAMQKVRADNPGLQATDMELANAILAKNAVASE
- a CDS encoding GspE/PulE family protein, whose protein sequence is MSVQLATQDRWLDLNEVLRELVAQGFICQDSAEQALNARRRHAAHGQKHPLEFIASQQLDDLSRPGKHLDLESLTLWLAQQAGQPYLRIDPLKINVAAITPLMSYAFAQRHKILAVSVDRDAVTVASAQPYVSGWEADLTHVLKLPIKRVVANPADIQRFSVEFFRLAKSVSGASNADAQGGNLGNFEQLLNLGASDQEPDANDAHIVNIVDWLFQYAFQQRASDIHIEPRREQGTVRFRIDGVLHNVYQFPPQVTMAIVSRLKSLGRMNVAEKRKPQDGRVKTKTPDGGEVELRLSTLPTAFGEKMVMRIFDPEVLLKDFDQLGFSADDLRRWQDMTRQPNGIILVTGPTGSGKTTTLYTTLKKLATPEVNLCTIEDPIEMVEPAFNQMQVQHNIDLTFAAGVRALMRQDPDIIMIGEIRDLETAEMAIQAALTGHLVLSTLHTNDAPSAISRLLELGVPHYLIKATVLGVMAQRLVRTLCPHCKAPLTLDEEDWQTLTRPWQAPLPGNAQRAIGCLECRDTGYHGRAGVYEIMQLSDSLKALISPDTDLTAIRRQAFKEGMRSLRLSGAQKVAAGLTTLEEVLRVTPQSEQK
- a CDS encoding Lrp/AsnC family transcriptional regulator: MHSDLDSYDRRILALLQEDASLSSAQIAEQVGLSQSPCWRRIQRMKEEGIIRGQVTLLDRKKIGLNTQIFAEIKLNAHGRSNFTEFTEAIRGFPEVLECYVLMGAVDFLLRIVAADIEAYERFFFEKLSLVPGIQEVNSIVALSEIKSTTSLPVLR
- a CDS encoding inorganic triphosphatase; translation: MQKETEIKLRVSRETLAALREHPLLKKRNKSGWERRELMNQYFDTPERDLARAKVALRLRKDGEEVIQTLKTRGQSVAGLSERNEYDWNLPKAKLDVKKLDGECWPESLAELDKKTLKPIFTTDFVRERAEIAWGRGKTKVVIEAALDLGHVVVGKQKEEICELELELREGEPAALLELAAELAETLALMPCDISKAERGYRLYDANSYSLSLPAPAITAETPLDDAFAALAWHLLGSSQRLAEQYRFNGHWRLLQDWVENLAEMRALLSSLGQAAPRASTHDLRVALDALLEDWRPLVQVGIEDEDVRKAAPEQFLEELEDPRWGLFSLNASRWLLARTWAADRNTRGNRQGAAQLQSWLPRLLGEEATSLQLQRYQQQPEDLAEQLPRIERIQVWLHHARNVLEIPEMDRLYGELNKLAQLANEPTITDELLDARKHQAIAVYQNRAWKMLLRM
- the argE gene encoding acetylornithine deacetylase codes for the protein MPLPSMQDQFAALIAAPSVSCTQPGLDQSNRAVIDLLAGWLGDLGFSCDIQQVSPGKFNLLASFGSGPGGLVLAGHSDTVPYDDALWKTDPLKLTEVDGRWVGLGSCDMKGFFALIIEAVQPLLDQSFKQPLLILATCDEESSMSGARALAEAGRPLGRAAVIGEPTGLKPIRMHKGIMMERIDILGQSGHSSDPRLGHSALEAMHDAIGELRGLRLLWQREFNNPQFSVPQPTMNFGCIHGGDNPNRICGQCSLEFDLRPLPGMDPKVLRSEILRKLNPVAERHKVKIDYAPLFPEVPPFEQAEDAELVRIAEKLTGHTAEAVAFGTEAPYLQRLGCETIVLGPGDIACAHQPDEYLEMSRLQPTVHLLRQLIEHYCLKTV
- the argA gene encoding amino-acid N-acetyltransferase, giving the protein MPEYVNWLRHASPYINAHRDCTFVVMLPGDGVEHPNFGNIVHDIVLLHSLGVRLVLVHGSRPQIETRLAARGLTPHYHHGMRITDAATLECVIDAVGQLRIAIEARLSMDMASSPMQGSRLRVASGNLVTARPIGVLEGVDYHHTGEVRRVDRKGINRLLDERSIVLLSPLGYSPTGEIFNLACEDVATRAAIDLGADKLLLFGADLGLIDENGKLVRELRPQQVPAHLQRLGSNYQAELLDAAAEACRGGVARSHIVSYAEDGALLTELFTRDGGGTLVAQEQFELVREAAIEDVGGLLDLISPLEEQGILVRRSREVLEREIEQFSVVEREGMIIACAALYQIADSDAGELACLAVNPEYRHGGRGDELLERIETRARAQGLKTLFVLTTRTAHWFRERGFEPSSVERLPAARASLYNYQRNSKIFEKSL
- the tauA gene encoding taurine ABC transporter substrate-binding protein, with the translated sequence MMAKRALSSQFVTVCVSALISFSTQAANLTVGYQTGIDPSKVPQADGVYEKTIGEKIDWRRFNSGPEVVTAIASGDVQIGNLGSSPLAAAASRNLPIVAFIVSAQINAAEALVVRNGSGINKPEDLIGKTIATPFVSTSHYSLLGALKHWGLDTSKVKVVNLQPAEIAAAWKRGDIDGAFVWSPALGEIRKTGKTLTDAAQVGQWGAPTFEVWVARKDFAEKHPEVVAKFAKVTLDSFADYAAHKDSWTADSVPVQKIAKLTGANAADVPELLAGSAFPDAKAQQTTALLDGGTAKAIGETAKFLKEQGKVESVLPDYSPYVSAKFVAE